Proteins from one Mycteria americana isolate JAX WOST 10 ecotype Jacksonville Zoo and Gardens chromosome 1, USCA_MyAme_1.0, whole genome shotgun sequence genomic window:
- the LOC142406053 gene encoding P2Y purinoceptor 1-like, with translation MERKSTAGNLDFCKIDHYNLSKTGILHGKMMNGTCTIFICNRNPKLEWYCYLLILVCLFTLLAGFLGNILALRHYVYCMKTWTTNTIFLFNLALCDFTWTLMAPFSVYDSLQKLAVYSSQAFYQIIRLFFSINIYGSVYFLTLISFDRYVGAVHPITSLTWWDKGKAAFCTVAVWIFIVIASMPEIYYTVAPGRQHDIINSLDSTEGPLQFAVPFTLSKIVLRFLIPVTVIFTCYMLTLKALLRLSKRQQRRNRLVRPLLLISAAMIVFAISFIPYHVMMMVMLIYRINCQPPCGNIGTLSAIYKVTEIVCSINSCLDPIIFTVANKTFYQRIKSIKCHPKCQCCCCLTGRVRDITLSPGTIT, from the exons ATGGAGAGGAAAAGCACAGCCGGGAATCTAGACTTCTGTAAAATAGATCATTACAACCTTTCTAAAACAG gCATACTCCATGGAAAGATGATGAATGGTACATGCActatttttatttgcaacagAAATCCCAAGCTGGAGTGGTACTGTTATTTGCTGATTCTGGTTTGCCTTTTCACTTTATTAGCAGGATTTCTAGGCAACATACTTGCACTACGACATTATGTGTACTGCATGAAGACATGGACTACCAATACCATATTTCTCTTTAACTTGGCACTGTGTGACTTTACTTGGACTCTCATGGCACCTTTTTCAGTATATGATAGTCTCCAGAAGTTAGCTGTCTATTCCAGTCAAGCATTTTATCAGATCATAAGACTATTTTTTAGTATTAATATCTATGGAAGTGTCTATTTCCTGACACTCATCAGTTTTGACAGATATGTAGGTGCTGTCCATCCTATCACTTCATTAACATGGTGGGACAAAGGAAAGGCTGCGTTTTGTACCGTTGCGGTATGGATCTTCATAGTGATTGCATCAATGCCGGAGATTTACTACACAGTTGCACCTGGAAGACAACATGACATCATAAACTCCCTGGATAGCACTGAAGGACCTTTACAATTTGCAGTGCCATTCACACTCTCCAAGATTGTATTGAGATTCCTAATTCCAGTAACAGTCATCTTTACATGCTACATGTTGACTCTCAAAGCATTACTACGACTCAGTAAACGTCAGCAAAGAAGGAACAGACTCGTTAGACCTCTGTTGCTGATTTCAGCCGCTATGATTGTATTTGCTATTTCTTTCATACCTTATCATGTTATGATGATGGTGATGCTAATTTACAGAATTAATTGTCAACCACCCTGCGGGAACATAGGCACATTAAGTGCCATTTATAAAGTCACAGAGATTGTCTGCAGCATCAATAGTTGCCTTGACCCAATCATTTTTACGGTAGCAAATAAGACATTCTATCAAAGaattaaaagtataaaatgtCATCCCAAATGCCAGTGCTGCTGTTGTCTGACAGGAAGGGTAAGGGACATCACTCTGTCCCCAGGAACAATTACTTAA